A stretch of Lentibacillus sp. JNUCC-1 DNA encodes these proteins:
- a CDS encoding dihydroorotate dehydrogenase, which produces MSRLSVDLPGLALKNPIMPASGCFGFGREYGQFYDLSKLGAVIMKSATGDRRPGNSTPRVAETSMGMLNAIGLQNPGAEAIIENEVPFLSSFDTEIIANIAGKTILEYETVARAFNEVDSVSALELNISCPNVKEGGIQFGTDPLMAAKITEVVKESSNKPVYVKLSPNVTNVIEIARAVEDAGADGLSMINTLTGMQMNLQTRRPLLANKTGGLSGPAIKPIAIRMIYEVRQSVSIPIIGMGGIQTAEDVLEFLLAGASAVAVGTAHFTNPFICPEIIDALPDVLDRYHFETVQDAIGKGHHHELNLSGS; this is translated from the coding sequence ATGAGCCGTTTATCAGTTGATTTACCTGGCTTAGCATTGAAAAATCCAATTATGCCTGCATCAGGCTGTTTTGGATTTGGCAGGGAGTACGGACAATTTTATGATTTGTCTAAACTTGGAGCTGTTATTATGAAATCGGCAACAGGCGATCGGCGTCCTGGAAACTCAACCCCCCGTGTTGCTGAAACGTCGATGGGTATGTTGAATGCTATAGGTCTTCAAAACCCAGGTGCAGAAGCCATTATCGAAAATGAAGTGCCGTTTTTGTCATCCTTCGATACAGAGATCATTGCCAATATCGCAGGCAAGACAATCCTTGAATATGAAACTGTAGCCCGTGCATTTAATGAAGTAGATTCGGTTTCAGCATTGGAATTAAATATATCTTGCCCTAATGTCAAAGAAGGCGGCATTCAATTTGGAACAGATCCTTTAATGGCTGCCAAAATAACTGAAGTGGTAAAAGAGAGCAGCAACAAACCTGTTTACGTTAAGTTATCACCAAACGTCACAAATGTTATAGAAATAGCAAGGGCAGTAGAAGACGCAGGAGCGGATGGGTTATCAATGATTAACACGCTTACAGGTATGCAAATGAATTTGCAAACACGACGTCCGCTATTGGCTAACAAAACCGGGGGCTTATCAGGTCCAGCCATTAAGCCCATCGCTATTCGCATGATCTATGAAGTTAGACAGTCTGTTTCAATCCCAATTATCGGTATGGGTGGCATTCAAACGGCTGAGGATGTGCTTGAATTTCTTCTTGCAGGTGCAAGTGCTGTGGCAGTTGGAACAGCTCATTTCACGAATCCGTTTATATGCCCGGAAATAATTGATGCTCTACCAGACGTTTTGGATCGTTATCACTTTGAAACTGTACAAGATGCAATCGGAAAGGGGCACCACCATGAACTCAATTTATCTGGCTCTTGA
- a CDS encoding dihydroorotate dehydrogenase electron transfer subunit: MKQSVITTEYQKHVSDFEILSLKKVAYETFELIMSNRYISQKAEPGQFLHVILEGHMLARPLSIADVDKVKETVTLLFKINGQGTKTLACLAAGSILRGIGPLGKGFPLDVHQGKDVLLVGGGIGIPPLYYLAKTLYKKGVSITSVLGYQSKSHVFYESEFNTIGNTIIMTNDGTYGEKGFVTDKLSGLGHIDRYYSCGPIQMLRAVQKTMQNTKGFLSIEERMGCGVGTCMACVIPSHDGGYRKICTDGPVFSAEEVYL, from the coding sequence ATGAAGCAGTCAGTCATAACAACTGAGTATCAGAAGCATGTTTCTGACTTTGAAATTCTCTCTCTCAAGAAAGTCGCCTATGAAACTTTTGAACTTATTATGAGCAATAGATACATCAGTCAAAAAGCAGAACCTGGGCAGTTTTTACACGTCATTCTTGAAGGACATATGCTGGCAAGACCATTATCCATTGCTGATGTTGATAAGGTCAAAGAAACTGTAACGCTTTTATTTAAAATAAACGGTCAAGGTACGAAGACCCTTGCCTGTTTAGCTGCTGGTTCTATCCTCAGGGGGATTGGACCGCTTGGCAAAGGGTTTCCGCTAGACGTTCACCAGGGCAAAGATGTGCTGTTAGTTGGGGGCGGTATCGGCATTCCGCCATTATACTACCTGGCCAAAACGCTCTATAAAAAAGGTGTTTCAATTACATCAGTCCTAGGTTACCAATCGAAAAGTCACGTATTCTATGAATCTGAGTTTAACACAATTGGTAACACCATTATTATGACCAATGATGGAACATATGGTGAAAAAGGATTTGTTACCGATAAACTTTCTGGCTTGGGACATATTGATCGCTATTATTCATGTGGTCCTATTCAGATGCTGCGCGCGGTTCAAAAAACAATGCAAAATACAAAAGGTTTTCTGTCGATTGAAGAACGCATGGGATGTGGTGTTGGGACATGCATGGCATGCGTGATTCCGAGTCATGACGGAGGTTATCGCAAGATTTGTACGGACGGTCCAGTGTTTTCGGCAGAGGAGGTGTACTTATGA
- a CDS encoding Rqc2 family fibronectin-binding protein, which yields MPFDGIVTRAITQELQTNLLTGKINKIYQPTATELVFTVRANGKNNALLLSIHPAYARIHLTEDQYTNPAEPPMFCMLLRKHLTGAIIESIEQHEMERVLTITLKARNEIGDQTYKTLIVELMGKHSNVMLIDREEGHIIDSLKHVPMSLNRHRTIQPGHQYVLPPQQNKLNPLTVDGKTCVNKLDFNAGRIDQQIVNTLSGFSPFFAKEIVSRAGLGNQEKYVMVIDNILDSIVNNTYTPAIYIAQREDFHVLPITYITNGNQTFPNVSEMLDAFYSGKAERDRVKQKAKDLHRFLQNELKKNQRKLKIHADTLKKAERADHFQKMGELLTAHMHLVQQGDSSVTVTDYYDPEQGQVEIKLDSQKTPSENAQHFFKRYQKLKTSRKKMKSEIKKTERELNYLDQLLQQIETAGENDIEEIREELREQGYLKKQKRGKQKNKPVKPVPDAYYASDGTLLLVGKNNKQNEYATTKMAHRNDIWLHTKDIPGSHVIIRSNEPSMETIEEAALLAAYFSKSRQSSSVPVDYTAVKHVKKPNGAKPGFVTYDQQKTIFVTPDAATVQKMHNTKNG from the coding sequence AATAAAATTTATCAGCCAACTGCTACTGAACTCGTATTTACTGTCAGAGCGAACGGGAAAAACAATGCGCTCCTGCTTTCAATCCATCCCGCTTATGCCCGGATTCACTTAACAGAAGATCAATACACAAATCCAGCTGAGCCGCCGATGTTCTGTATGCTGCTGCGAAAACACCTGACTGGAGCCATTATTGAATCGATTGAACAACATGAGATGGAACGCGTCCTGACGATCACCCTTAAAGCACGAAATGAAATAGGTGATCAGACTTATAAAACGCTGATTGTAGAATTAATGGGGAAGCACAGTAACGTTATGCTGATTGACCGGGAAGAGGGCCATATTATAGATAGTCTCAAACATGTCCCCATGTCCCTGAACAGACACAGAACCATTCAGCCAGGTCACCAATATGTACTGCCTCCTCAACAAAATAAGCTTAATCCGCTAACGGTGGACGGGAAAACCTGTGTGAACAAACTGGACTTTAATGCAGGACGGATCGATCAGCAAATCGTCAATACGCTGTCCGGATTTTCACCGTTTTTTGCCAAAGAAATCGTTTCACGGGCAGGCTTGGGCAACCAGGAAAAATATGTGATGGTTATAGACAACATCCTTGACAGCATTGTAAATAATACCTATACACCTGCCATTTACATTGCTCAACGGGAAGACTTCCACGTCCTTCCCATCACTTACATCACTAACGGAAACCAAACATTTCCCAATGTGAGTGAAATGCTCGATGCATTCTATTCAGGTAAAGCAGAACGGGACAGGGTCAAACAGAAGGCGAAAGATCTCCATCGTTTTCTTCAGAATGAATTGAAAAAAAATCAACGCAAACTCAAAATTCATGCTGACACCCTAAAAAAAGCCGAGCGTGCTGATCATTTTCAAAAAATGGGAGAACTCTTGACAGCCCATATGCATCTTGTGCAGCAAGGTGATTCCTCTGTTACTGTTACGGACTATTATGATCCTGAGCAGGGACAAGTTGAGATAAAGTTGGATTCGCAAAAAACGCCGAGTGAAAATGCCCAACATTTCTTTAAACGATATCAAAAGCTAAAAACATCCCGAAAGAAGATGAAATCAGAAATTAAAAAAACTGAACGCGAACTGAATTATCTCGATCAATTGCTGCAACAGATCGAAACTGCGGGCGAAAACGATATAGAAGAGATTCGTGAAGAGCTGCGCGAACAAGGCTATTTAAAAAAACAAAAACGCGGCAAACAAAAGAACAAACCTGTCAAGCCTGTACCTGATGCGTATTATGCTTCTGATGGAACACTTCTCCTAGTCGGAAAAAATAATAAGCAAAATGAATATGCCACCACTAAGATGGCTCATCGAAACGACATCTGGCTGCACACCAAAGACATCCCAGGGTCACATGTTATTATCAGATCCAATGAGCCTTCGATGGAGACAATTGAAGAAGCAGCTTTGCTTGCAGCCTATTTCAGCAAATCCAGACAGTCTTCTTCGGTTCCAGTAGACTACACAGCTGTTAAACACGTTAAAAAACCAAACGGCGCAAAGCCAGGCTTCGTCACATACGACCAACAAAAAACCATATTTGTCACACCCGACGCAGCCACAGTTCAAAAAATGCACAACACAAAAAACGGGTGA
- a CDS encoding substrate-binding domain-containing protein yields MCNPREKLKESICHHLFDDALYIFDTEPFPDEGVKERPLISFNSDDSMHDLVDDWLYRHSQTIKPQRMITVDQIETCKQLMKQGLGMAVLPESVSEGMQQEFPNIPLMIDGKRVTRDTWVCYHKGGTELPQVQAFIKALQNHRF; encoded by the coding sequence ATGTGTAATCCGCGGGAGAAGTTAAAAGAATCAATTTGCCATCATCTTTTTGATGATGCGCTTTACATTTTTGACACAGAACCGTTTCCTGACGAAGGTGTTAAAGAACGTCCGTTAATTTCGTTTAATAGTGATGATAGTATGCATGATCTTGTAGATGATTGGTTATACCGGCATTCTCAAACCATTAAGCCGCAGCGTATGATTACTGTTGATCAGATTGAAACATGTAAACAGCTGATGAAGCAAGGGCTAGGTATGGCAGTTTTGCCGGAGAGTGTCTCAGAAGGAATGCAACAGGAATTCCCAAATATCCCGCTCATGATCGATGGCAAACGCGTCACCCGGGATACATGGGTATGCTACCACAAAGGCGGCACAGAACTGCCCCAGGTCCAAGCATTCATAAAAGCCCTTCAAAACCATCGCTTCTAA
- the pyrF gene encoding orotidine-5'-phosphate decarboxylase, which yields MNSIYLALDFKNWSETEQFIRNHQLTGVPVKIGMELFYREGAQVVYRLKENGHPIFLDLKLHDIPTTVNKAMHNVAALGVDMVTIHASGGSAMIHKAKEGLTTGSQSSNIPKLLAVTVLTSMTEEMIENELNITQNIENQVISLTDLAFQNGADGVVCSVAEAASIKSIVGKECLTVTPGIRLKDSPSDDQARIATPEIARQKGADVLVVGRAVTQAENPFEAYRRIEKEWKNGKSF from the coding sequence ATGAACTCAATTTATCTGGCTCTTGATTTCAAGAATTGGTCCGAAACAGAACAATTTATTCGCAACCACCAATTAACAGGTGTCCCAGTCAAAATTGGTATGGAGTTATTTTATAGAGAAGGTGCTCAAGTTGTCTATCGTTTAAAAGAGAATGGACATCCTATATTTCTGGATCTCAAGCTGCATGACATACCTACCACCGTAAACAAGGCAATGCATAATGTAGCAGCATTGGGAGTGGATATGGTTACCATCCATGCAAGCGGCGGCAGTGCTATGATTCACAAAGCCAAGGAAGGATTAACTACAGGCTCCCAATCATCGAATATTCCAAAGCTGTTGGCTGTAACTGTTCTGACTTCAATGACTGAGGAGATGATAGAGAACGAGCTTAATATTACACAGAACATAGAGAATCAAGTCATTTCTTTGACGGATTTGGCCTTTCAAAATGGAGCTGATGGGGTTGTTTGTTCGGTTGCTGAAGCTGCAAGCATTAAATCTATTGTTGGAAAAGAATGCTTGACCGTTACCCCGGGAATCCGATTAAAGGATAGTCCGTCCGATGATCAGGCACGTATTGCCACACCTGAAATCGCACGTCAAAAGGGGGCGGATGTGCTTGTTGTTGGCCGTGCGGTCACACAAGCTGAGAATCCTTTTGAAGCTTATAGGAGAATTGAGAAGGAGTGGAAAAATGGAAAATCGTTTTGA
- a CDS encoding LysR family transcriptional regulator has product MKIDDYLLLLKLNEIGTIRGTAKAILISQPAVTQRLKWIEDHFDAIIFIRTQKKLQPTPAGELILAHAQEVIKREQTLEANLSQSRNQIQGTLSIACSSLVSQRFLPAILGGFTAEYPKVTIDLVTGISEDIKQNHRDYHVCVIRGRS; this is encoded by the coding sequence ATGAAAATTGATGACTACTTATTACTCTTAAAACTAAACGAAATTGGAACCATCCGCGGAACGGCCAAAGCCATATTGATTTCTCAGCCTGCCGTAACACAACGCCTTAAGTGGATTGAAGATCATTTTGATGCCATTATTTTTATTCGTACACAGAAGAAACTTCAACCAACCCCTGCCGGCGAATTGATTCTCGCACATGCTCAAGAAGTTATAAAACGTGAACAAACTCTTGAAGCAAACCTGTCGCAGTCCAGAAACCAGATCCAAGGAACACTTTCGATTGCTTGTTCCTCGCTTGTAAGTCAACGTTTTCTGCCCGCTATTTTAGGGGGGTTCACGGCTGAGTATCCAAAGGTAACAATTGATCTTGTTACTGGGATCAGTGAGGATATTAAACAAAATCACAGGGATTATCACGTATGTGTAATCCGCGGGAGAAGTTAA
- the pyrE gene encoding orotate phosphoribosyltransferase has protein sequence MENRFELVKALLNIEAVQINPDHYFTWTSGLKSPIYCDNRLTMGHPDLRDKIAESFSLECKTFDFDPEVIAGCATAGIPHAAWLAGMLHLPMVYVRSKPKEHGKGNQIEGPITQGQRVVVIEDLISTGNSAIQSAKALQEAGANVLGVLAIFSYGLTQAKENFAEAGLTFKSLTNFDVLIELLENEGAIDVVQKDRLIDWRASL, from the coding sequence ATGGAAAATCGTTTTGAACTTGTCAAGGCACTATTAAACATAGAAGCTGTTCAAATTAATCCAGATCATTATTTTACCTGGACATCTGGACTGAAATCTCCAATCTACTGTGATAACCGGCTCACAATGGGGCATCCCGACCTGAGAGATAAAATCGCCGAATCTTTTAGTCTTGAGTGTAAAACATTCGATTTTGATCCCGAAGTCATCGCGGGCTGTGCAACAGCGGGGATCCCTCATGCAGCATGGCTGGCAGGCATGCTGCATCTCCCAATGGTATATGTGCGCTCTAAACCAAAAGAACATGGGAAAGGCAATCAAATTGAAGGTCCGATAACACAGGGACAACGTGTGGTAGTGATCGAGGACCTTATTTCCACCGGCAACTCCGCTATCCAATCTGCGAAAGCCTTACAAGAGGCTGGTGCGAATGTTCTTGGCGTTTTAGCCATATTCAGCTACGGACTTACCCAGGCCAAAGAAAATTTTGCTGAGGCAGGACTTACATTCAAGTCATTGACCAACTTCGATGTCCTTATAGAACTACTTGAAAATGAAGGAGCCATTGACGTTGTACAAAAAGACAGATTGATTGATTGGCGTGCATCATTATAG